The region AATTTTCTCCCATAGAcaggttaccatattttcttaccagtGGTGCTCCACACGTGTGCCTTTGGTGCGTGGAGCTCATGAcacgtaataataattattacaaagtaTTGATTAATTACCTTGGATCATCTGATTCTCGTATTGGGGATGGGTTCGTGTTGCTAAGAGGCAGAAAATCAAAGAATTCTCTCATCCTAGGAAGAAAAGTTAACACAGGTTGGGAGTTTAGCCTGCTGAAGATACTTAGCTGCCCTTCCATGGAATGAAACAAAGCCATAGTTAATTGCCTTTATACTCAACAACAACATAAACAACTGCTTTAATAAACATTAAGATGTTCTATCAAAGGCACATTTCCTTAAGCACAAATGGCCGGGTCAATTGTCAATTAACCATGAATGCTTTCACATCTCTATATGACAGTTTATTTCTGCCCGGCCATTAACTAGCCCCTGCATGCACACTTTCTATTATATTCAATACGCTTACCCTATCACCCTTGAAGATCATTTAAGAGATCTGATCTATTTTCCCATGTTGACTAACCAGTCACTGAATTTGTTATTCGATCTTTCCATAGCGAGTCTTGATTTCTAACTAGTTAATGGGCTGTGCAAGTGACTACAGTAGCTGAATGCGTGAAACAAAATGAATCATAAATATATAAACCAAAAAGTTTTAAAGAAGGAGCTTGAAAGTTCAAAAGAAATAAGAGGTTTGAAGAAAGTTTCCCCTTCTTTAGTTACTGAGTTTTAAAAAGCTGAGCGAGTGGCTGTCTCAATGACTCACTGTTGATTTTTAGAAACAATGACACCACTAAGTTTTGCCAAAATTAAGCCCTTACGTGGCCAATGCTTCAACATCATTTTCAAATGCTCCACAAGCAACTCCTGAAACAGAGGTATGGGTCTTTGCTCCACCAAGCTCCTCTTGTGTTACATCTTCTTGAGTAACTGTCTTAATtggacaaagaaaaagaaaacattttttaaaagtaagcactgttttttctttcagatgaCATGAATAATAACTAATTGGCTCTTTTCGTCTATGCAGACGGTCTTGCAACTAGTatctaataaaattaatgagagCTATCTGTTCTTGTCAATAAATTAGACCCCCTCTCATGCTTACTGCTTCATTGTTACTTAATAATGGAAATCATAAATTAGACACCCTCTCCTGCTTACCGCTTCATTGTTACTTTAATAATGGAAATCATAAATTAAATCACTGTTTCCCAGCAGAATGATTAGACTTGtaacataaaaattaattatttgttaCAATTTTTTACCTTGACTACATCTGGTCCTGTAATAAACAAGTAGGATGTGTCCTACAAAACAAGAAGACGACTTATTTAAATTACTGTTTCGAGAAATTAAAAGGGGAAATAGGCTAGGCCAAATATGCTTACAGAGACTGAAAGGATAAAACTCGATCTCTAATCCTTTCACTGATGCAAAGTGAACCTCAGCTCTTGCCAAAGTTTGGCTCTTGAATGATAATTTTTGGGTAATATATCAGCTCCCATAACAATAATGTGATTAGCTCACTACTCTAGCCAAACAATTTAAACAATGACAgatttaaaaacaatacaagctGCCTCCAacaccaaacaatagcaggttacgagggCGGCTACGCTACTGTAATGTTTCACTTTGCTTGAAGACAGCTAGCCAGTTGAAAatgacatttattttgaactgtAACCTCTGAGCAAAAACTACCAACCCTTAgaatcaaaattaattaatcaatgaCTGAGATGTGCACCCATTTTGATAAACCATAGGAAAATTTCAGCATCccattttaaaatattgctaTCCTCAACTTATTGTGACTTCTGTATAGATATAAAAAATTATACTGATTATTCAATGTTAGTGTCTTTGTCCCTAACCACATTAATTAAGTTAAACTTGTCTTAGCAgcctctacatccactcaaaaactatgtccgcTTTAATAACCTATTGATCGGTATttaaattctcttcacaatttcaatgaaatgtcagttgGACAGGTAATGAGAATTAATATTATAATCAGCTTAACAGGTGttatcttgatataacaccaagtTCTCATGATAACTCAACAAAGAACTCTATggtactagttgggagaatgaacgtttccaGGAGTGTCAGACTTAATGCAATTCACTCTGTGTaatgtcagacgattttacttgtcagtgggaGTGGTTCaagagtcagtgggttaaaacAATTCccattcttcttcttccattGAACTTCCTCGGGTTTTGTCTTTGAACGTTCCAGTTTCAACCACTTTGAACTACAAGAAAACATTCTCCAAACTTTTATCGCTACACTTCTCAGCTAGCAGAGGCATCTGCCCTGAACCAAAACTAAACGTATTGAGCATACCCTGTGACAATTCACCTCAGGCAAGTTATGTGACAGAAAGCATGCAATCTGAGCTGAGCACTGTCTGACTCTCATCCAGAAGAGACACCGGTAAGAGATATCTGCTAGCTGGGAAGCACAGCAGTTGTAACAATAATAGCAAAAATTACTGCTCTGTATTTCAAAAGTTAAGGTTGACTAGCTGCGCACCTTGACCATGAAAGTGAAGTCAGTGATAGCAGGAGAATACACTGCACCCCCAGCACACGGACCCATGATGAGCGATATCTGTGGAATCACTCCAGATGCCATCACATTACGCTGGAAAATGTCAGCATATCCTGCCAGTGATTCTACACCCTCCTGGATACGTGCCCCGCCCGAGTCGTTCAAACCAATGACTGGGGCTCCTACAAGCATCGCCTTGTCCATGacctataataataaaaataataataataataataataacgttcATGGCTGTAAGATAAATGTAGCACAAAAGATGCCTttgattttaatatttattcCTGGAACTTACGATTACagcattttcgggcgcaaattctgCAAGAGTTACTCCGAGgtaaatagcaaaggatatAATTTCAGAGTTTGAGTATATAGCCAAGCAGAGTGCgccttcaatgctatccactgttttagtatatactaacaaatAAATGTTATACTTACCTTCTTGGTATAAATGCCATTCTGGCCCTGAACCGCACAACTCACCTtacatatttttcttgcatgtgCACTTGATAAGCTGCCACCAAAGACAGTAAAATCCTGTCAAGTGATCAAAAAGCTCTTATTTAATATACTGTACACTTACTTTGCAGAAAATATAACAACAGCAGCATACTGTACCTGACTAAATAGAAAACAGAGTCGTCCATTGATTGCTCCTTGTCCAGTAACCACACTGTCTCCTGTGAACTAGTACATTAAACAGAACATACAACAAAAAATATGACACTAACATCAATCATCATGCATCCTCCTAACAGatttaaaagtttgaaaaacCCATTCTTAATTAACCTTAGGTATTAACATATATGGAACCTTAGCTGACACTGTATGATATGAATAACAAAGGTTGGGTGATACATGCATGTACCAGATGAAACCCTGTTGTTTCAAAATTTCAGAACTTTTGATGGCTTCAATTTGCTTACAAAAAGAGACAATATAGGGTTCATGAACCATCAACTTTGCCATGTTTCATCTCTGAGTGGGACCTTAGCTCCACATATGCACCTTCTAActttttgtcaaaatttaaCCTTTTGGTCTTCCATTCCGAACTCGGTGCAGTTGTGTTCCATAAACATGTCATATTCAACAAATGAATCGGGATCACACAACAGTTTGATTCTTTCTCTGGCAGTCAATTTtccctgaaaaagaaaaaaaaagaatttggtACAATTGTGCATAATGCAgaaagcttttgttttcttccaaaAAGATTCATAGTATCCCTTTGAAAaccttaaaaataaattaatgttgCAGTTCCCAAATCTATTTAGATTATGACGACTGCAATTAAAAgaggcaacaacaacaacaaaaatacaaaCGACACAGGTTTGGCATAAAGGGGGAACACCGCTCCACGTTCGGCACGACAGACGACTTCCTGGTATGACTAAAGCCTACCCGGTAAACCTATCTCTCCACTGATCTTATGTTATCAGGTAATGCATTCCACGCCTTAGCAGCAATACATGTAAGAAGTTGATTTAAGGCCGTAAGTTGTGGTCTTAGCTACAGGTAAAACAAGTTTATTTTTGCCTCTGagattttccttattttctcctACTTAAAATAAAGATTGAATGCACTGAGGTATGTTGTTAAATGTAGTGAAGCATACTGGgacaaaaaggacaaaaaggTACAAAAGATGGGATAGCCAGAACAAGAAGATGGAAGGTAAGACCCTGCTTCATGCCCTCTCCCCCTCCTTCCCCCACCCCACACCCTTCACTTCTCCCTCCCCCACACCACACCCTACTTTTCTCATCTACTTCTCTTGTATAGGTTTAACTCtaattttgttgattttctcTTCAAAATACTTCTTCTTTATATAACTCAGCATTAAGTTAAGACTTATTTATATTCTAAGGGAGCTCATACTTTTCTGTGTTGATTGTCAATCCTTTTCTGTCCTCCGCCAATCAGTGCTTCCTCTTGCTTCTTCTCGATTCTCTGCAAAACGCCTCCGGAGCTAGCTCGCACAACAAGAGTATTCCTCCCCCAAAACGCCCTATTATCTTTAGACGTCTTGGTAAACACCCCGCTTGTAAAAGGGTAGAAAGACCTGCAAAGTCTTGACGCTTTGCAGAGAGATGACATCTTCTTCGTGTTTGTAATTTGTTACCGGCTTTTTGACTAATCCGGGAGGGGTAAGGAAAATAAAGTTAATgacaaaattttcttaaaactGCCGTTGTCCGtaaataaaaattctttgagGTTACACTAAGTTAGGTTAAGACAAAAGATACTCCTTGCACAATTTCTTACCCAAAGGGaaatcatttttttccaaaattgcacAAAACACTCTCCCCCACGGGAAAAGACATCATAATAAACAAGAGTGCGTGCACGAAAACATACATTTGCGCATGCGTAATACGACTCTGTTTATAGCGAACGAAGGCTCAGAAAACTCATAAAGAACACAAATCGAATGACATGAATCGTATGTCTCGTGTAATCCTTTATAAACAGCGTTAAAACGCCGGAAGCTGATCTAAAATGAATGCTACAACATTGTACGTCGAAGCCTGTAAATGCATGCTTTATCTCGATGCTGGGGGCCAGGCTGTTTGGGATCAACTGTTCCATTTGCTTCCAAGACTTCGCCAAGCTCTTACTTGTCGAGTGTGTCGACGATTGCTAGTCGATCCTTATGGATCTCACAATTGCGAGCATCATGTCTGCAAAGGCTGCCTTCGAAAGAAAAGGTCGTTGAATCCGGCGTGTCGATGGTGTACAAATCTCGAAAAACTAACAGAAGACAAGCAAACGAAGATTGTGCTCGCGTGTTACCAAAAGCTTTGCGAATTCATCGCCCGAGAAGTGCCTAATGCTCAAGGAAAGCCGATCATGCCTCAAAATGGCGAGTACAATAAAGTATTTTCCATCATCCAAGAGGCCGTGACGAGCCCGATTTCACTCGCAAACGGACTAAACCAGCAATCGGAAGAGGTACCGGATAAAGTCCCGGAAGGGGAATCAAATTCGCAAATTTCAAGTgcgggcgggaatttgaacagGGAAGCCGAGTCACGTGTCGCTGAGCCAAAACTTTCACCGGAAGTTGAACGTTTTCCACCCCAAACTTTAACCAAGGATATTTCACCATCCTCAACAGGAAGTGAGAGTTCatgtaacaaaaaaaggaaaagaaagccaTTTAAAGGAACCTATTACAActacaataaaaagaaaaagacttcTCCTAGACAATCAGTTAGTGGACCAGACCTTTCTTGCAGCTCTGAAAAGACAGTGGAATTAAATTCACTGGATTCTGAAACTAGTTGTGGTCCTTCGGAAGAGTCAGAAGGAAAGGAGGTAGGTGGCAAAGAAATTGTAGACATTGATCATCTAGATCATAGGGAAGCTGGATCACAACCAGAAGTACAGAAACAAAGAACTGTTGTTATGCCTCCAGGTAAGAAAAGGACTAAAGGAAAGTCAAAGCGGTGCTCCTGTGGCACAACTACCAAGCTGCAAAGTCCCAGGTGTGTCACTACCCGCTGTCCATGTTTTAGCGATGGAGGCTCATGTGAGAGTTGCCCTTGTTTAAATTGTGGCAATCCTttcaataataacaacaacaagttATCGTCAGAGGATGGATATCAACTACGATTTGTGGATGAAAAAAGTCTAGTGACCTTTGAGTGACTCGGAGGCTGCACATGTACTTCTGTCGTTGATTGTTTGCAAGAACGCACTCATAGACCATTTTTGTCATAGATGCATTGTATAGATACCCATATCAACCTTTGTAGAGTACCTGTACGTTTCACAAGAGCATTGTGGTCTTCACCTTGAGTTGTGAATATGTTACTTGCATTGTGAGGTTACTCTTTCTGTCAGTGGTTTTAAGACTTGCATGCATACAGGTAGCTTTGTACATGAAAAGATCAACATTGGAAAGATCTATACAGTTGAGATCCTTATATCGGCTTCTCATATTTGTACAAAAGTTACTAAAAGTTTATCTTAATCTTGGGAAAAGGTGCTTTCACAAAGTTTTTCGGTTTATATATCTTAATTGGGGCTTCAGAAATGTAGGGATTGATACGATACAATGTGGACCAGAATACCGCCTTTGAAAAGAATTTAACACTTCTCTAGTATCATTAGAGCAACTTTTGTGTCACCTGGAAAAGGGGTTTCctatttgtttcacggaccaatgtttggcaagattaaaacaaagcttctccttattcctgccaaggaaactcctaatattgGCAATAAACAGGTTTGATTGCCCTATCACATTACTGCCTAAATCAAATGACATCGAAGGGAAATGCTGATCGCTATCCacaaagttccatggagagatgacatTGTTTGCATCCAcattcgctaagccaatgaaaattcacgCTCATTTGTTTtagttcgataagccaattaaaggttttgcatttttctttatgCTCTGTGTTTACTTTTAGTTTTCAAGGTGATgtgaaagtcgctctaactTATCAAGTGTTCGTTAGAAGTTTACAATGTCACTGTTACTACTTAATCCATTCACTCCTCACCCCCTGTAAAGGAGTCAGTGGGTTTGTTGATGTCTACTAGTATCACTGCATGTGGGATTTTTCTCTTAATTCTGTTACCTCCAAATACAAAATAGTTGTTTTGTGCATGTCTCTTTTCCTCAGCTATAGTTTATGTATATACTAAGCTTTTGAAATTACTCAGTTCATCTTAATCTACGttgtatataattatatttattttaaatttatatcATCACTGTTGAGACTGCACAGGGAACATGCATGTGAGACTTGGATAACCTGTGCTGTCACTTAAAATTAAACATATCCATATCTTTATCGCTGGTTATGAAAGGATGTGTGTTTGTGTGTTACGCCAAGCTAGGCCTAGGATGAAAAATCTGGATGATCAGAAGGTTTTTGGCGTTGTTTCGTGGAAACcctgagaaattttggttttggttatgacgtcatcgtACGACCGTCCGTTGGTAAACGGCTAGTACGTTTAACTTTTTATGTAAGCCATTTCGCACACTGCTGGAACCCGCgtttttttggcgggaagttgcaaGGCCAGCGTCAGTAGTAGAACAAGCAAAAGTTTTGAAGACATGTCGTACAACGAGGAAAGACAATTAACCAAAGAACAAGCTAAGTATCTTTTTAATATGTCGTACAACGAAGAAAGActagaaagagagagagaaaaaacggTAAGCCGGTGACGAGAAAGCGACGCTAAACCTAAGAGAGAAAGAGTgagagcacgagaaaacaaGCGAAATATCACTGACAAACAACCAGTGCAGTGGCCATTCGTACGAgacccgtacaccgacctatatttgctattcatacggGATTCTTCGTAGAATGATTAAGAACGACATAGCTACTgacgcagttattgaaagctaaccctttttaaaatgggtgcttggaattaattattgtttatcagcgctatttgaaatgggtgcttggcAGGTCAGATGATCGGTGACATCGAACGAAGGAGGTATTCATGAAATTAAAAAGGCATCAAtgccgttgtttgatagctgaactgtaTGTAAATGAATTAAAGACGAGGTAAGACTTTCCGACAGTTATTGAACCTCtaataatcattctaagaagactcCCGTATGAAGGAGAaaatataggtcggtgtacAGGAcccgtacgaatagccactATGAACAACGAGGAAGAGCGCAAGTAAAAGTACCCGAATAAAGAGCCCAAATTATAGTAACGAACAGCGGAAGAAAGAGCTAGCAAAGAACGAGAAAACAGGCTGaataatattaaaatacaataaaaaacgttctctggctaaaaattttcaaaaagaatataagctttcggctgtcgatctacagccttccacggataaaacgttgaatgtgaattagtgaaatatatacagaaaaggcgagataaaaatgataaaaagaacagagtaaaggtatgaaaaatggtggctattgtttaaaaagaattttatactgattaggaatcggcttaaagttattgtcagcatgcttggtagaagaggtgtgccaggcctctagagttttcctaacacgaaaagagcctttgtctaTAACTCGAGAATggttgaaatcaatgcgatgaccgaaagaccacgcatgtttcgcaatgtttgacccattagcacatgtttttacattcctaacgtgttctttcttgcgggtttcaaagcaacggccagtttcacctatataacaccaatcacaatcggcacagggtattttataaaccacgttgggttggtgttcaatagctggtctgaatttaggagaaaggaattcttgttgtaaagtcttgaggggcttatttacaactcggatatcgtgtcttcgaagaattcttgttagaggttgcgtaacaccattgataaaaggaaggacagcaaaaccgttagggttctcttgaggcgtaaaccatttaaaaaacatgccaaccaattcttcaggtgaagggatggcatgtgtggttggtttggaaaatttctgCTTTAAGATATTGGAAATAACAAAGGAGGGATAGTTGTTGGCTCGTAGAGCATCAAAGACGTGATTGATTTCGGTATTTTTCCCTTGCGGTGTACTTGGGAGTTTAATTGCGCGGTGTAGGAGGGTCTCAGCTGTGCTGATCTTGTGGCGTTTGTCGTGGTGAgaagaaaagtctaaatatctgTCCGTGTGAGTTGCTTTGCGGTAAACATCAATAGTGATCGTGTTATCCTTGCGAGAAACCAAAGTATCCAAGAAGGCGATCTGTTGGTCAGATTCCTCTTCAATAGTGAATAAGATGTGTGGATCGATGGAATTAAGTGTAGTATGAAAAGAATTAACAGCATCTCTTTTGATGATGCAGAAGCTATCATCCACGTAGCGTTTCCATATTTTAAGGCTGAATAATGGTGACGAAAAACGGCGAAAAGACTAGAACTAGCATATATATCAATGAGCAGGCCGGACTGGTCATATGGTAAGCAGAATAGttataaaaatatttgaaaacaaCAGCAGTAAGtgaggagctccgcttttgtGCTTGCCTGATTATGGAATCAATTTTATTGATTTTGGACAAAGACTGGtccattttctttcatttgccaATTCTTTTCCAATAACATTGATTGTCACGTTCCGATGTCGGGCGCTTCTGCCAGGACCTGTAATTATTAAATGACACAAACTCCTATTTCAAACGCCGACTTGCGTTTTCGGATTGTCTTACCATGTAATGCTGAGACAGATACCCGCCTAAAGTTACGCGGGCATCTGTCTCTGAATTATATGGCAAGACAATCCCAAAGTAGAAGTCGGCGAATTATTACTCTCCCCTCCCTCATTCCAGTCAGTGTTAGGCCTTTGCTTCTTCCAGACATTGTCCTCGACAGAGTAGTGAAGAAAAGAATGATCGGCTTCTGGGACACTCGTAACAGCTGCAGCAGCTCGGAGCCCTATTCATATCTGCCATGATTCGAAGCGATATATATTTGGTAATCACTCTCGTTAATGTGTGTTTAACAGGGGGTGTCAATTACGTTCGTTAGATAAAGATTTGAACATGCGCATTCGCGAAAAATCGCACCAACTAGGAAATCGCCAGGTTCACAtgtaaaagtctttttttttgacaattttatgaCTTTTCACGTTTATGGTTGTTTTTCGTCTGAGTTGGCCTTTTGCAGCTatcgatcacatggtacaaaatccgccacactggagagcaaattgcatACTGGACatctaaaagaaagaaaattcaaattaagttgctttgttttagatgtcccagtgcgcaatttgctctccagtatgacggttttttgtaccatgtgatcgccagctgcaaaaGGCCCATCGTTTAGGTTGTTTGACTCGTACCAGAACACGTGCTTTATACTTGCTAAATCTGGTGCCCTTTTAGAAGGTATCACTAGAGGAGTTGCATGAATCGGATGACGAATTCGGCGCAGTCTGTTGCTCAGAGTTTATCAGATACGACGATGGCCGCGGCGACCTCAAagccacaaaaaaaatattattattattggttaaaagagaaaaaatactcGAGGTACACGTGCAGTACCCATTTTTGGGCTTTTCTAAAAAATGTTACGAGTTTGATATTTAACATTCCAGAAAAGGGCAATTAACCCCAGGCATAACTTCATGCCTGGTTACATGTATTTCTTATGTCACTGGACAAGGCCAACATGAATCAAACCATAGACGtgaacaaattgaaatttgatAACTTTAATATTCAAATAAATCGAGATTTTGTGGCAAGATTTTTGCAACAGGCAATATTCCGGATTGTTATATTGCAAAGCCAGTCCTAAGCAAATCcgagcgttctgattggttctttctcggtCGGGATTTTGCCGTACAACCGTCACTGAGGCCGTGTAattttgttttggagcaaagccgGAAAATACTttgaaacaactttatttgaaaCCAAAActgcgaaaaaaaaagtgaattttgtcCTTCTTCACAGCGAAACTACaagaagaagctaaaaagattgaaattcttgccgatttcaAAGATGGATGAAGACTTCAGACGAATATTTTATTACAACTTTTGACGCAGAAACTGAAACAGGCATCACCAAAAGCCAGGAGGCCATAGACGATTTTATCAACCAACAGAAAAGTGCAAACACAAACAAGAAGACGGCTACTGATGTGAACACTCCTATCCGCTACATGCTACATGCATGAAAGCTAATAGTATGAAAAATGAGAAAACTGAAAGCTTCCCTGCGTCGGAGCTTGACCACCTTTTGTCAAAGAaataccccccctccccccccccatgTAATAAAGACCTTACTAACCACACTTGCttgagccgtactggggaatatcaTCCCTCGGTCGTGGCAGGGGAATTGTCCCTCGGCCGTGGCAGAGGGATATTGGCCAGACCTCGGcacaatattccccagtacagccCTCACGCTCGGTTAGTAATACCtggactttcactcaacaaaacgagcaccgtgattggttgattcttggtcacgtgccctGATCAAATTTAAATGTATCCTAACTGGGATACAATTCCGAAGTTGTTGCCCGcgccggatgttttgctgcgattgttgaagtGAATATATGAATTTATTAAATTCTTATCCTCGAATAATGCATTTCGCgggctctgattggttcactcaatctcggttatcagctcatataccttagtttgaccttatatggtaaatgattgcgttaagcgatgctaaactaaaaaaaatttcgccggaatgcgaaatttctctttgaatacagccaaaaaagaaaaatatattttgtttgtggaaagtttggatcaattccgacgtttagaagtacggaaaaggcaagaaatgtttttgttatgAGCCCACGTCTGTCTGACttcaaggtattacacaacatcgcatcttcatcaagttttctcgatttctcTTGGATTTTCCCGCTTTTTTAGCTCGTATTacttacttccaaatttttggagtttacggaatttaataaaacaatcattccatttgcgcttgttggatatgagactggttatagccaagtcatatccaacgcgcgctcatagGATAATTGTTGAagataacaaagcacttaatgtgtggtccctcgggaaaccaGTTAGTAGAAAAACCAGTAGAGTCCTTATGATTCCCACGACTATCAGGACTCTCGggacaacaaaactgtttccctcgggacaaAACACTAAGTGGGAAAAAATCGCGAGAGACTGGTTGTATCTTCGTTGTCAAGGAAACAACTGATGCGGCTCTTGTTGTCTGCTTCGCCGCCATATTTGAAAGGTCTCACCAGATGTTTCCAGCGTTTTAAAATTACAGGATGCCTGAGGACCTCTCAAATTCATACAAGATACGACCTAACTTCAAACAAAAGTAAGTATGGGTGTTTTTGGCTTGTTTGCATCATTTTTAAGGGGCTTGTTTTGATTTGAGAAGCCGACTTTTTAAAAGGTAATTGAACACGTTACCTCATAAAAAAACTCAACACACTTTCCTGTTTGAACACTATAAGCGCCCTGCTGCGATAGAGAGACAAACGCAAGGCAAGTACAAAACCAATATATCAACTGTGATAGTATAAGTTAGTGTACATGAGATTTTGAAATACGTATATGCAGTCGAAGCTCTCACTGCGCCGATCTCGTAAGCGTCCAGCTCTGGTTACCATCAATGCAAAACCCCGTTTTAAATGTCACTTAATTAAACTCTCTAATTGAAAGCTCTCCTAAGCGACCGTTCCCGTATACTAGTAAAGCGACCGCGACCACCTTTGGGATTACCCAACTGGACTTCCTCATTGTTTTTAAGCTCAAGTGACCACTCAAAGACTCATCTATGTATGTCAACACTTTTATAAAATCACAACTCACTGCGCTGAGAATTTGAAAGATTGTGACAGACCTGCACCGGCCTCTCTTTTGTACCGGTTTGTGTTAATTACTTTACAGATTATAAATTATGAAACCACCAGTTAACAGTTTTGCCAGCAAATTGGCTGGTTTTCTATAAAACTCCAGTTCCGCGTCAGTATTGCTTGAAGATTTGACACTGTTGGGCTGTAATTGTTGTGACAAATGGACAAATGGGTTAAGAGAGCCCATTCTAGTAAGCGAC is a window of Montipora capricornis isolate CH-2021 chromosome 13, ASM3666992v2, whole genome shotgun sequence DNA encoding:
- the LOC138028214 gene encoding uncharacterized protein; this encodes MNATTLYVEACKCMLYLDAGGQAVWDQLFHLLPRLRQALTCRVCRRLLVDPYGSHNCEHHVCKGCLRKKRSLNPACRWCTNLEKLTEDKQTKIVLACYQKLCEFIAREVPNAQGKPIMPQNGEYNKVFSIIQEAVTSPISLANGLNQQSEEVPDKVPEGESNSQISSAGGNLNREAESRVAEPKLSPEVERFPPQTLTKDISPSSTGSESSCNKKRKRKPFKGTYYNYNKKKKTSPRQSVSGPDLSCSSEKTVELNSLDSETSCGPSEESEGKEVGGKEIVDIDHLDHREAGSQPEVQKQRTVVMPPGKKRTKGKSKRCSCGTTTKLQSPRCVTTRCPCFSDGGSCESCPCLNCGNPFNNNNNKLSSEDGYQLRFVDEKSLVTFE
- the LOC138028211 gene encoding propionyl-CoA carboxylase beta chain, mitochondrial-like, which translates into the protein MSSLCKASRLCRSFYPFTSGVFTKTSKDNRAFWGRNTLVVRASSGGVLQRIEKKQEEALIGGGQKRIDNQHRKGKLTARERIKLLCDPDSFVEYDMFMEHNCTEFGMEDQKFTGDSVVTGQGAINGRLCFLFSQDFTVFGGSLSSAHARKICKVMDKAMLVGAPVIGLNDSGGARIQEGVESLAGYADIFQRNVMASGVIPQISLIMGPCAGGAVYSPAITDFTFMVKDTSYLFITGPDVVKTVTQEDVTQEELGGAKTHTSVSGVACGAFENDVEALATMREFFDFLPLSNTNPSPIRESDDPSDRIVPNLDTLVPFDSTKAYDILDVIYPIVDDGEFFEISPDYARNIVVGFARMNGRTVGIVGNQPTEAAGCLDINASVKGARFVRFCDAFNIPIITFVDVPGFLPGTHQEHSGIIRHGAKLLFAYAEATVPKITVITRKAYGGAYDVMSSKHLRGDFNYAWPTAEVAVMGAKGAVSIIFRGKENIEKYEEEYVDRFANPFPAATRGFVDDIIKPHMTRKRLCRDLEVLATKKLDNPWKKHGNIPL